In Carya illinoinensis cultivar Pawnee chromosome 16, C.illinoinensisPawnee_v1, whole genome shotgun sequence, a single window of DNA contains:
- the LOC122299250 gene encoding ubinuclein-1-like isoform X2 — MEEEKAVDVGGGESLRASSSFVKAGDRQVFTVELRPGETTIVSWKKLLKDANKVNGSTASSVPEPPANAHPTLESLIAPGEPTENEDKDGPNRFSAVIEKIERLYMGKDSSDEEDLRELPDDDQYDTEDSFIDDAELDEYFEVDKSAIKHDGFFVNRGKLERINEPNALPNQQPKKRRRKDLEKGHGGNDEFHASSKHVKKDRMAAAKITTMLMKKDSSSPSQNLAVTSENLQEFKIQNSLVAPGISSKKKPADTKMIFDPAASLKVSNGDASVSLAEVRDIDKQKTGVIQSKSLGDKLKDSSGFFDASQQKYLDKSAHVQSKSLSGRPLNNVDPLELSIRPKEKNGVTELSDRTTMEKYAMQTTKATQIRRDGSSVRPKSSLEKAIRELEKMVAESRPPAVENQEADTSSQAVKRRLPREIKLKLAKVARLAASQGRISKELLNRLMSILGHLIQLRTLKRNLKVMISMGLSAKQEKDDRFQQIKKDVVDMIKMREPSLESKAFGQQAGASDDFQEFCSEEKGVKKKFSMDDALEDRICDLYDLFVDGLDEDAGPQIRKLYAELAELWPVGFMDNHGIKRAICRAKDRRRALYGRHKDQEKIRRKKMLARRMEETVRVEGNPIAQPQPTRERTSTETGSYGLTSANRPVTGSTAAGRMHSPSSNGPITLDRMKQEKLKGTSSNPVDDTRVSSDGGMVKKKVKRKPELDLNESLLRPEKLPSQQGEERHKSLKQAAAAAATAGLPQKSNLQASSAPPNVEQSS; from the exons ATGGAGGAAGAGAAGGCTGTTGATGTTGGTGGGGGGGAATCGTTGAGGGCTTCGTCGTCCTTCGTCAAAGCGGGCGACCGGCAGGTGTTCACGGTGGAGCTCCGACCCGGAGAGACCACCATAGTCTCGTGGAAGAAGCTCCTGAAAGACGCTAACAAGGTCAATGGATCCACCGCCTCTTCCGTCCCGGAACCGCCCGCCAACGCCCACCCCACCCTCGAGTCTCTAATCGCTCCG GGAGAACCAactgaaaatgaagataaagatggcCCCAATCGATTCAGTGCTGTCATTGAGAAGATCGAACGCCTCTACATG GGTAAGGATAGTAGCGATGAAGAAGATTTACGTGAGCTTCCTGATGATGATCAGTATGATACGGAAGACTCTTTTATAGATGATGCTGAGCTG gatgaatattttgaagtTGATAAGTCAGCCATAAAACATGATGGATTTTTTGTTAATAGGGGGAAGCTGGAGCGCAT AAATGAACCTAATGCCTTACCCAACCAGCAACCAAAGAAAAGGCGCAGAAAAGATTTGGAAAAGGGTCATGGTGGAAATGATGAATTTCATGCATCATCAAAACATGTAAAGAAGGACAGGATGGCTGCTGCAAAGATAACAACAATGCTTATGAAGAAGGACTCTTCTAGCCCCTCACAAAATTTGGCTGTAACAAGTGAAAATCTTCAAGAATTTAAAATCCAGAATTCATTGGTTGCTCCTGGAATTTCTTCCAAAAAGAAACCTGCTGATACTAAAATGATATTCGATCCTGCTGCatctctaaaagtttctaatgGTGATGCTTCTGTATCTTTAGCAGAAGTAAGGGATATTGATAAGCAGAAGACTGGAGTCATTCAGTCTAAGAGCCTTGGTGACAAATTGAAAGATTCAAGTGGATTCTTTGATGCATCCCAGCAGAAATACCTGGACAAAAGTGCTCATGTACAATCTAAATCTCTATCTGGAAGACCTTTGAACAATGTTGATCCATTGGAATTGTCAATTAggccaaaagaaaagaatggtGTCACTGAGCTGTCTGACAGGACTACCATGGAGAAGTATGCCATGCAAACAACa AAAGCTACACAGATCAGAAGGGATGGTTCAAGTGTTAGGCCAAAAAGCTCCCTTGAAAAGGCTATTAGGGAGTTAGAGAAGATGGTTGCTGAAT CGAGGCCACCTGCAGTTGAGAATCAAGAGGCAGATACTTCATCCCAGGCAGTTAAAAGGAGATTACCCAGAGAAATAAAGCTGAAGCTTGCAAAAGTTGCAAGACTAGCG GCAAGCCAGGGGAGAATATCGAAGGAGTTACTTAACCGCCTTATGAGTATTCTTGGACATCTAATCCAGCTCAGAACATTGAAG aGAAACTTGAAGGTCATGATTAGTATGGGTCTGTCAGCCAAACAGGAGAAAGATGATAGGTTTCAACAGATAAAAAAGGATGTAGTTGATATGATTAAAATGCGGGAGCCCTCTTTGGAGTCCAAG GCCTTTGGGCAGCAAGCTGGAGCGTCAGATGATTTTCAAGAATTTTGTTCTGAAGAAAAAGgagttaaaaagaaatttagcATGGATGATGCATTAGAGGACAGGATTTGTGATCTCTATGACCTTTTTGTTGAT GGGCTGGATGAAGATGCGGGTCCACAAATTAGAAAGTTATATGCGgag CTTGCAGAATTGTGGCCAGTTGGTTTCATGGACAATCATGGGATCAAAAGAGCGATTTGTAGGGCTAAAGATAGGCGGAGAGCACTGTACGGTAGACATAAG GATCAGGAGAAAATCAGAAGGAAGAAAATGCTGGCACGTAGAATGGAGGAGACTGTTCGAGTCGAAGGTAATCCAATTGCTCAGCCACAGCCTACGCGCGAGCGCACATCTACCGAAACTGGCAGTTATGGTTTAACTTCAGCAAACAGGCCGGTTACTGGTTCAACGGCAGCAGGCAGGATGCACAGTCCCTCATCGAATGGTCCAATTACGTTGGACAGAATGAAACAAGAGAAACTAAAGGGAACCTCAAGCAATCCGGTGGATGATACAAGGGTATCATCAGATGGAGGAATGGTGAAGAAGAAGGTAAAGCGGAAACCAGAACTGGACTTAAACGAAAGCCTTTTGCGTCCAGAGAAATTACCTTCACAACAGGGAGAGGAGAGACACAAGTCCCTCAAGCAGgcggctgctgctgctgctacagCAGGTCTTccccaaaaatcaaatcttcaGGCATCTTCTGCTCCTCCAAACGTGGAACAGTCAAGCTGA
- the LOC122299250 gene encoding ubinuclein-1-like isoform X1, with product MEEEKAVDVGGGESLRASSSFVKAGDRQVFTVELRPGETTIVSWKKLLKDANKVNGSTASSVPEPPANAHPTLESLIAPGEPTENEDKDGPNRFSAVIEKIERLYMGKDSSDEEDLRELPDDDQYDTEDSFIDDAELDEYFEVDKSAIKHDGFFVNRGKLERINEPNALPNQQPKKRRRKDLEKGHGGNDEFHASSKHVKKDRMAAAKITTMLMKKDSSSPSQNLAVTSENLQEFKIQNSLVAPGISSKKKPADTKMIFDPAASLKVSNGDASVSLAEVRDIDKQKTGVIQSKSLGDKLKDSSGFFDASQQKYLDKSAHVQSKSLSGRPLNNVDPLELSIRPKEKNGVTELSDRTTMEKYAMQTTKATQIRRDGSSVRPKSSLEKAIRELEKMVAESRPPAVENQEADTSSQAVKRRLPREIKLKLAKVARLAQASQGRISKELLNRLMSILGHLIQLRTLKRNLKVMISMGLSAKQEKDDRFQQIKKDVVDMIKMREPSLESKAFGQQAGASDDFQEFCSEEKGVKKKFSMDDALEDRICDLYDLFVDGLDEDAGPQIRKLYAELAELWPVGFMDNHGIKRAICRAKDRRRALYGRHKDQEKIRRKKMLARRMEETVRVEGNPIAQPQPTRERTSTETGSYGLTSANRPVTGSTAAGRMHSPSSNGPITLDRMKQEKLKGTSSNPVDDTRVSSDGGMVKKKVKRKPELDLNESLLRPEKLPSQQGEERHKSLKQAAAAAATAGLPQKSNLQASSAPPNVEQSS from the exons ATGGAGGAAGAGAAGGCTGTTGATGTTGGTGGGGGGGAATCGTTGAGGGCTTCGTCGTCCTTCGTCAAAGCGGGCGACCGGCAGGTGTTCACGGTGGAGCTCCGACCCGGAGAGACCACCATAGTCTCGTGGAAGAAGCTCCTGAAAGACGCTAACAAGGTCAATGGATCCACCGCCTCTTCCGTCCCGGAACCGCCCGCCAACGCCCACCCCACCCTCGAGTCTCTAATCGCTCCG GGAGAACCAactgaaaatgaagataaagatggcCCCAATCGATTCAGTGCTGTCATTGAGAAGATCGAACGCCTCTACATG GGTAAGGATAGTAGCGATGAAGAAGATTTACGTGAGCTTCCTGATGATGATCAGTATGATACGGAAGACTCTTTTATAGATGATGCTGAGCTG gatgaatattttgaagtTGATAAGTCAGCCATAAAACATGATGGATTTTTTGTTAATAGGGGGAAGCTGGAGCGCAT AAATGAACCTAATGCCTTACCCAACCAGCAACCAAAGAAAAGGCGCAGAAAAGATTTGGAAAAGGGTCATGGTGGAAATGATGAATTTCATGCATCATCAAAACATGTAAAGAAGGACAGGATGGCTGCTGCAAAGATAACAACAATGCTTATGAAGAAGGACTCTTCTAGCCCCTCACAAAATTTGGCTGTAACAAGTGAAAATCTTCAAGAATTTAAAATCCAGAATTCATTGGTTGCTCCTGGAATTTCTTCCAAAAAGAAACCTGCTGATACTAAAATGATATTCGATCCTGCTGCatctctaaaagtttctaatgGTGATGCTTCTGTATCTTTAGCAGAAGTAAGGGATATTGATAAGCAGAAGACTGGAGTCATTCAGTCTAAGAGCCTTGGTGACAAATTGAAAGATTCAAGTGGATTCTTTGATGCATCCCAGCAGAAATACCTGGACAAAAGTGCTCATGTACAATCTAAATCTCTATCTGGAAGACCTTTGAACAATGTTGATCCATTGGAATTGTCAATTAggccaaaagaaaagaatggtGTCACTGAGCTGTCTGACAGGACTACCATGGAGAAGTATGCCATGCAAACAACa AAAGCTACACAGATCAGAAGGGATGGTTCAAGTGTTAGGCCAAAAAGCTCCCTTGAAAAGGCTATTAGGGAGTTAGAGAAGATGGTTGCTGAAT CGAGGCCACCTGCAGTTGAGAATCAAGAGGCAGATACTTCATCCCAGGCAGTTAAAAGGAGATTACCCAGAGAAATAAAGCTGAAGCTTGCAAAAGTTGCAAGACTAGCG CAGGCAAGCCAGGGGAGAATATCGAAGGAGTTACTTAACCGCCTTATGAGTATTCTTGGACATCTAATCCAGCTCAGAACATTGAAG aGAAACTTGAAGGTCATGATTAGTATGGGTCTGTCAGCCAAACAGGAGAAAGATGATAGGTTTCAACAGATAAAAAAGGATGTAGTTGATATGATTAAAATGCGGGAGCCCTCTTTGGAGTCCAAG GCCTTTGGGCAGCAAGCTGGAGCGTCAGATGATTTTCAAGAATTTTGTTCTGAAGAAAAAGgagttaaaaagaaatttagcATGGATGATGCATTAGAGGACAGGATTTGTGATCTCTATGACCTTTTTGTTGAT GGGCTGGATGAAGATGCGGGTCCACAAATTAGAAAGTTATATGCGgag CTTGCAGAATTGTGGCCAGTTGGTTTCATGGACAATCATGGGATCAAAAGAGCGATTTGTAGGGCTAAAGATAGGCGGAGAGCACTGTACGGTAGACATAAG GATCAGGAGAAAATCAGAAGGAAGAAAATGCTGGCACGTAGAATGGAGGAGACTGTTCGAGTCGAAGGTAATCCAATTGCTCAGCCACAGCCTACGCGCGAGCGCACATCTACCGAAACTGGCAGTTATGGTTTAACTTCAGCAAACAGGCCGGTTACTGGTTCAACGGCAGCAGGCAGGATGCACAGTCCCTCATCGAATGGTCCAATTACGTTGGACAGAATGAAACAAGAGAAACTAAAGGGAACCTCAAGCAATCCGGTGGATGATACAAGGGTATCATCAGATGGAGGAATGGTGAAGAAGAAGGTAAAGCGGAAACCAGAACTGGACTTAAACGAAAGCCTTTTGCGTCCAGAGAAATTACCTTCACAACAGGGAGAGGAGAGACACAAGTCCCTCAAGCAGgcggctgctgctgctgctacagCAGGTCTTccccaaaaatcaaatcttcaGGCATCTTCTGCTCCTCCAAACGTGGAACAGTCAAGCTGA